A single window of Osmia bicornis bicornis unplaced genomic scaffold, iOsmBic2.1, whole genome shotgun sequence DNA harbors:
- the LOC114881840 gene encoding uncharacterized protein LOC114881840 — MSSITGLIERQYELFTSMSRTIINLRKKGEANITESYVKSRLSSLKENWTSFRRNHAQITDQKTEETRKLSYFTDDLWTQGEEIFIDNQATLEEYLDRFARTPKPPHGPVAQSITSCADQPGQPRALPKLVLPKFAGHHKEWTPFRDLFQSMVSDNASIPEVEKLHYLKMSVTGEAAQLISNLSVTSDNFKLAWQVLSDRYENRRVLVDTQLDLLFSVKRLQRESATELKRLYGTTNEVIGTLNGLKCDTKNWDPIIVYWVSRKFDSNTFREWELHIGTSTEIPTLTQLNDFLLMHIRATESVERFSGSSQPLSRSREVKVQVHQATVNAAACPVCNASHSLTSCPTYLAKPVDQRKSVVAQQRRCFNCLGNHHRKACRSNHRCITCKARHHSTLHESTTSTFPTAKPSPETEPSASEVTAASSVTSHLLSNHVHPRPAFGRMLLATALVKLASPYGETRIARALLDQGSEVSFITESLVQQLHLPRRHATIPVSGIGAGRTVVTRGASTFRISSLVNPMFSCEVNALILPKLTDYIADRSPNLVSLPHLHGLQLADPDFPQSSRIDLIIGVEVYNSVLLSEVVRGPPRTPLAQKTQLGWIVSGPTPQAAEGPQAKHRASLQCCLDRELVDLVQRFWNQEDYASCSEPTISEADQVCENHFVRTHARDGNGRFTVRLPLARDVAVLGDSRNSAYRILVNSETRLAKNPPLRCAYSQFLTEYERLGHMHRVTSSELTARVAYYLPHHGVLRETGTTKVRVVFNGSHKTSSGLSLNDCLHSGPKLQNDLADVLLRWRQCAFAFLADVEKMYRQIRVHDDDQSLQRILWRRDSSGSIEEYALSTVTYGLACAPYLALRCLRQLSTDHEKEFPLGCTILRDETYVDDVLSGAHSLPEGLEKISQISELLRSGGFQLHKWTANDDRLLSNFSSQSASALGERSLNDDASHRALGLAWNVNRDAFVFTFHTLSHSCTTKRSVLSTVSQLYDPLGWIAPVIVQGKTFMQELWTLKVGWDDPLPAEFVKRWEKFSSNLSEVRAVTIPRWIGTAPTNVSTEIHGFADASSLAMGVVIYLITKDETDQIRTALLMAKTKVAPLKRVTIPRLELSAAALLARIVKRIRKVLKMGNAPIHLWTDSAVALAWIRSHPSRWKEFVHNRVSEIQTSLPDATWHHVPGTQNPADLASRGTTPQHLISDALWWSGPPWLQCPSPAWPSEKLTPDDRIDVEMRKSRVQASLVATTESWMDTLKRYSSLSRLCRVTAWCFRAVVKFRSRSAPSPTPLTLSVSELDRARLYWVKETQKEHFRDELSALVSGTTVSKTSSLYNLMPYVDEKGHLRVGGRLSHSQLHPDQKHPLILPRSSPLTSLVIDHAHKNSLHAGPQLTLATIRQSYWIIGGRCPIRVFINKCVVCARQRARTAEQIMGQLPTRRVTPSRAFLHSGVNYAGPFSVRTIRGRGGKIHKAYIAVFICLATGAVHLELVSDYSAEAFIAAYKRFSGRRGIPATITSDCGTNFVCADKELRTMLAKASRDPGAISTTLVNDGTDWRFNPPSAPHFGGKWEAAVKSVKFHIRRVVGDTALTFEEFTTLLTQIEAVLNSRPLCPLTDDPSDLSALTPGHFLTGDALRAVPEPDLSLVKTSRLSRWQLLRQFTENIWDRWSREYLTSLQTASKWQALRNGVQLGNLVLIKDERTPPSKWPLACVTQLHPGRDNLTRVVTLRTASTTLTRPITKLCVLPIDTTDPSAQVSDPVTDNRNG; from the coding sequence ATGTCGTCAATTACTGGTTTAATTGAACGTCAATACGAGCTCTTTACGTCGATGAGCCggacaattattaatttacgCAAAAAGGGGGAGGCGAACATCACGGAATCCTACGTTAAATCCCGTCTCTCGTCGCTTAAAGAGAACTGGACGTCGTTCCGTCGGAACCATGCGCAAATTACGGATCAGAAGACGGAAGAAACCCGCAAGCTAAGCTATTTCACCGATGACCTGTGGACTCAAGGTGAGGAAATCTTCATCGACAACCAAGCGACTCTGGAGGAGTATTTGGACCGTTTCGCTCGTACTCCCAAACCACCGCATGGCCCTGTTGCCCAGTCCATCACGAGTTGCGCGGATCAACCGGGTCAGCCACGGGCATTACCTAAGCTCGTGCTGCCAAAGTTTGCTGGACATCACAAAGAATGGACGCCGTTCCGCGATTTGTTTCAATCCATGGTCAGCGACAACGCATCGATACCCGAGGTAGAAAAATTGCATTATCTAAAAATGAGCGTAACTGGCGAAGCCGCCCAACTCATCAGCAACTTATCCGTGACCTCGGATAATTTTAAACTCGCGTGGCAAGTCCTCTCTGACCGTTATGAAAATCGTCGCGTTCTTGTTGACACCCAGCTCGACTTGTTATTCTCAGTCAAACGGTTACAGCGAGAATCGGCGACCGAGCTTAAACGGTTATATGGAACAACAAACGAAGTCATCGGAACTCTTAACGGTCTCAAGTGCGACACAAAAAACTGGGACCCTATAATCGTATACTGGGTGTCGCGTAAATTCGATTCTAACACTTTCCGAGAATGGGAGCTGCATATCGGCACCTCCACCGAAATTCCAACTCTGACGCAACTTAACGACTTCCTGTTGATGCACATTCGCGCGACGGAGTCCGTGGAACGCTTTTCCGGATCGTCGCAACCGCTTTCCCGAAGTCGAGAAGTTAAGGTCCAGGTGCATCAGGCAACCGTTAACGCGGCCGCCTGTCCAGTATGCAACGCTTCTCACTCTCTCACGTCGTGTCCAACGTATCTCGCGAAACCAGTAGATCAACGTAAATCAGTTGTTGCTCAGCAGCGTCGGTGCTTCAACTGTCTCGGCAATCACCATCGTAAGGCATGCCGCTCAAATCACCGTTGTATTACATGCAAGGCGCGGCACCACTCAACTCTTCATGAATCGACGACCTCCACGTTTCCGACGGCGAAGCCCTCACCCGAAACTGAACCGTCCGCGTCCGAAGTCACTGCAGCGTCATCAGTTACGTCACATCTTCTCTCGAACCATGTCCACCCTCGGCCAGCATTTGGGCGGATGCTGCTGGCCACAGCGCTTGTTAAACTTGCATCTCCATACGGGGAAACTCGGATCGCCCGCGCCCTTCTTGACCAAGGCTCCGAGGTTTCGTTCATCACCGAATCTCTGGTTCAGCAGCTGCATCTCCCACGACGACACGCAACCATTCCCGTCTCGGGCATCGGAGCAGGACGGACGGTCGTCACTCGGGGCGCCTCCACGTTTCGAATATCGTCCTTGGTCAACCCAATGTTCAGCTGTGAGGTAAACGCTCTTATATTGCCGAAGCTCACCGATTACATTGCAGATCGCTCTCCCAACCTGGTCAGCCTTCCGCACCTCCACGGGCTTCAGTTGGCGGACCCCGATTTCCCGCAGTCAAGTCGCATTGACCTGATCATCGGCGTCGAGGTCTACAACAGCGTACTACTTTCTGAGGTTGTTCGCGGTCCACCACGAACACCTTTAGCCCAGAAGACTCAACTCGGGTGGATCGTGTCCGGTCCTACGCCTCAAGCAGCGGAGGGTCCCCAAGCAAAACACCGCGCGAGCCTGCAGTGCTGCTTGGACCGCGAACTTGTCGATCTCGTGCAACGATTCTGGAACCAGGAAGACTACGCCTCGTGCAGCGAACCAACAATCTCCGAAGCCGACCAAGTATGCGAAAATCATTTTGTACGTACACACGCTCGAGACGGCAACGGTCGGTTCACCGTGCGCCTACCTCTCGCTCGAGACGTTGCGGTTCTCGGTGACTCTCGCAATTCCGCGTATCGTATACTTGTCAATTCCGAAACTCGTCTAGCCAAAAATCCACCACTGCGTTGCGCTTATTCTCAATTTCTGACCGAGTATGAACGGCTCGGGCACATGCACCGCGTAACCTCTTCGGAACTGACCGCGCGCGTAGCATATTATCTACCACACCACGGCGTCCTACGCGAAACGGGCACGACAAAGGTCCGTGTTGTTTTTAACGGGTCGCACAAAACTTCATCGGGCCTCTCGTTAAACGACTGCCTTCATTCCGGTCCGAAGTTACAAAATGATCTCGCCGATGTGTTACTGCGTTGGAGACAATGCGCGTTTGCATTCTTGGCTGACGTCGAGAAAATGTATCGCCAAATACGAGTGCACGATGACGATCAATCACTTCAGCGTATTCTTTGGCGTCGCGATAGCTCCGGTTCTATAGAAGAATATGCTCTCTCCACGGTCACGTATGGACTTGCTTGCGCTCCATACCTCGCTCTCCGATGTCTGCGTCAACTGTCTACCGATCACGAAAAGGAGTTTCCTCTTGGATGTACCATTCTCCGCGACGAGACGTACGTAGATGATGTTCTCTCCGGCGCGCACAGCCTCCCGGAAGGCCTCGAAAAAATATCTCAAATCAGTGAGCTACTGCGATCAGGGGGCTTCCAGCTTCACAAATGGACCGCGAATGACGATAGATTATTATCGAACTTCTCGTCGCAATCTGCGAGCGCGCTAGGCGAACGTTCACTGAACGATGACGCGTCGCATCGAGCTTTAGGTCTCGCGTGGAACGTGAATCGTGACGCGTTCGTGTTTACATTTCATACCCTCTCTCATTCATGCACGACGAAGCGCAGCGTACTTTCAACCGTCTCTCAGCTTTACGATCCCCTCGGATGGATCGCTCCGGTCATCGTGCAAGGCAAAACCTTCATGCAGGAATTGTGGACTCTAAAGGTAGGCTGGGACGACCCACTCCCCGCGGAGTTCGTTAAGCGTTGGGAGAAGTTCAGCTCCAATCTTTCGGAAGTGCGAGCTGTAACAATACCGCGATGGATCGGTACCGCGCCTACGAACGTTTCCACGGAGATTCACGGGTTCGCGGACGCGTCCTCCCTTGCCATGGGAGTCGTCATCTATCTCATCACGAAAGATGAAACCGACCAAATCAGGACTGCCTTGTTAATGGCCAAAACAAAAGTTGCACCTCTCAAACGCGTCACTATCCCGCGACTGGAGCTCTCGGCCGCAGCACTGCTCGCGCGTATCGTCAAACGGATCCGTAAGGTTCTAAAAATGGGGAACGCTCCGATACATCTGTGGACGGATTCCGCGGTCGCTCTTGCGTGGATCCGCAGCCACCCTTCTCGCTGGAAGGAATTCGTGCATAATCGCGTGTCCGAAATTCAAACGTCATTACCAGACGCCACATGGCACCATGTTCCGGGTACTCAAAACCCAGCAGACTTGGCTTCGCGAGGCACGACGCCTCAACATCTCATCAGCGATGCACTATGGTGGTCGGGACCCCCGTGGTTGCAGTGCCCGTCCCCCGCGTGGCCTTCGGAAAAGTTGACTCCGGATGACCGGATTGACGTCGAGATGCGAAAATCTCGCGTTCAAGCCTCACTAGTCGCAACCACCGAGTCATGGATGGACACCCTAAAGCGCTACTCCTCGCTATCGCGTCTGTGTCGCGTAACCGCGTGGTGTTTCAGAGCGGTTGTCAAATTTCGGTCACGGTCTGCACCATCACCAACCCCGCTCACGCTTTCTGTCTCGGAGCTAGATCGCGCGCGTTTATATTGGGTGAAAGAAACTCAGAAGGAGCATTTTCGAGATGAACTCTCCGCGCTCGTGTCTGGAACTACCGTCTCGAAAACAAGCAGTCTCTACAATCTTATGCCGTACGTAGACGAGAAGGGACATTTACGAGTCGGTGGTCGGTTGAGTCACTCGCAGTTGCATCCCGATCAGAAACACCCGCTTATTCTCCCGCGCTCATCCCCTCTTACGTCTCTCGTCATTGATCACGCGCACAAGAACTCACTTCATGCTGGGCCCCAACTAACGTTAGCCACGATACGACAATCATACTGGATTATCGGCGGTCGTTGCCCTATTCGCGTGTTTATCAACAAATGCGTTGTCTGTGCACGACAACGAGCTCGCACTGCCGAACAGATTATGGGCCAACTCCCAACGCGTCGCGTCACCCCTTCCAGGGCCTTTTTGCATTCCGGAGTGAACTACGCGGGTCCCTTCAGTGTAAGAACGATTCGCGGCCGGGGGGGAAAGATCCACAAAGCATATATCGCGGTCTTCATCTGCCTTGCTACTGGAGCCGTCCATCTCGAGCTTGTATCCGACTACTCTGCGGAGGCGTTTATCGCGGCCTATAAGCGATTCAGCGGGCGTCGCGGAATACCTGCTACGATCACTAGCGACTGCGGAACCAATTTTGTCTGCGCCGACAAAGAGCTCCGCACCATGCTCGCGAAAGCGTCTCGCGATCCGGGCGCGATTTCGACAACACTTGTCAACGACGGCACCGATTGGAGGTTTAACCCTCCTTCCGCGCCTCACTTCGGGGGGAAATGGGAAGCCGCCGTCAAATCTGTAAAATTTCACATTCGTCGTGTGGTGGGGGATACGGCCCTCACCTTCGAAGAATTTACAACTCTTTTGACGCAGATCGAAGCTGTTCTTAATTCGCGACCGCTTTGCCCCTTGACGGACGATCCGTCCGATCTCAGCGCTTTAACTCCTGGGCACTTCCTCACTGGGGACGCGCTAAGGGCGGTTCCTGAACCAGACTTGTCCCTCGTCAAGACGTCACGCCTCTCACGGTGGCAACTGCTAAGACAGTTCACGGAGAACATCTGGGATCGGTGGTCACGGGAGTATCTAACCTCCCTGCAGACTGCCTCGAAATGGCAGGCCTTACGTAACGGAGTCCAACTCGGAAACCTTGTCCTTATAAAAGACGAACGAACTCCTCCTTCAAAATGGCCTCTCGCCTGCGTTACACAGCTGCACCCAGGGCGTGACAACCTAACTCGCGTCGTAACCCTGCGCACCGCGTCCACCACGTTAACGCGGCCAATTACAAAGTTATGCGTCTTGCCCATTGACACTACGGATCCCAGCGCTCAGGTGTCGGATCCCGTCACAGACAATCGCAACGGGTAG